agagagagagagagagagagagagagaaatcaggaGATACACTATATGTAAAATAATCCTCCTGGCCCTCTTTATGAAgattttgtctgtttatttttaaaatagccattgGTTCCAGATTCCCAGAGCTGATTTTCTTAGATTGGCTATTTGTACTCAGAGGTAGAGCCCTGAGCAATATTATTCTTCAATTAAAATCAAGAACTTGACTTTAGGAGGAAGCATGTTATGTTTATATAACATCAGCAATGCATAGAAAATATTCACCACACATATCTGAAGACAAAGCTTCAATTGtttaaatgttcttttcactTCATAGATACTAAGGCATGTTGATCTTCTATcaagcttaattttttaaaaagcttgttACTTACTTTCATCTCCaaggcattttaaataaatacagagcTAATGCTGTCTTCCTTGTAGCTACCTCCCTGATTTAAAGGTAAAATTACCTTTTGCAAAGTATTGCAGGCTTCCATCTCACCCTCATAAATGTGCATTTTCTCTACAAGCACACCCCCAAGTCCCCACCACTACCAGTCCCCACCACTATCATAGGCAAAAGTGCTGCAAAAGTTAAGAGGAATATGACTGCATACAGATACTTAGAGTTTAATATAATAGCTGTGTGAAGGCCAACACAAAATGTCACAATTACGTGGGTTTGGTTTGGTTCATtggcttttttggggggtggaagGGAGGAGGTAAGGAGGTGTTCACAATCCCATTGTCTTTTCCTGGTATTTAGATCATTTGGAAAACTGGCCACTCAGATTAAAACTGAAGTATTGCAAAGCAGCTAAAGTTtttccttgaggggaaaaaaaggagagagttAAGTTTGTAAAAACACTTAATAACAAGAAAAGAACATCTAGAAGGTTGATTTTACAGACATCCTGGCTGGAATCTGCAGATTTTCTATCAAGGATATCTATGAAATGTTCTTTAACATTTCAATATTCTTTAAGAATCCTGACACTTAATGGCTTATGTCAGTAAAAATATGTAGTctagactgtttttttttttttcctttaatatccCACATGCATATCAGCTCAGGTCTTAAACCACCAACAACCACCCACTGCTCCCCTCCCCCTACCACCAAAGAATGTTTCTACTGTAAATAAGTCATGGCATTTTAAAACCTATAATCAATTTTAAAtcactaaaataaattatatagcaaattaaaataaatttgcctTGTGTTAATCCATGAGTGTTTCTACTTGGGTCTACTTATGTCAGTCTCATAAAATACTGATCTTCTAAGTTAGCATGGAAGGGACAGGGGACCAGATGAAGGGAGTTGGTATACATTTCCATGCCTTATTATAGTAACTAATTTCCATGCCTTATTGTAGTAAGCAAAGAGCCAGAGTCTCTctacttatttatctttttaatgacaACCACTAATGGCAGTAAAGACGGGAGAGTTACCCAATATCACCTAATCATATTTTAATTACAGTTGGGTAGCCACTTCAGGTAAGCTTAAGTATGTGTTAAATCTGAAGataactgttttctctctccaaGATAAGACTGTTTGAGTTTTGGGTTTTAGGTTTTTGCTTGTTCCTGCATTTTTCTGTttaatcacacacaaaaaagaatgttatttCAAGAATATTTAACATACGGCAAAGGAAAACTGAGCACTCTCCcaaaaggagaggggaggagggagattGTCAGGTAGCAAAGCGGGAGGGAGCAAACTTTAAGGTGATGGGTTGGACTCTACCTGCTGAGAACTGGGGTCTCAGCTGTCCATTAACAAGTTAAAAGGCGAGAAACTTTAACTCCATTGGAGAAGAGACAGGCGTCCACGCGCCTCAAgcagtctctttctctttgtttttaaacGCTACTGCAGTGTTGTTTCTCGCTGTCTGAAAGGACCACAGCGTCTAAAACCCTGATTGTCATCCTCAGTGGGAGAACAGGTTTCCAATTTCATCAGCTGGACCGAAGTTGTGTGTGTGAGTACTAGGtttaaaatattagagaaaatgcAGCCTTTCCAGGGCAGCTCTTTTTCTGGGTAGACCAATAGCCAACAACTCGCCTAAGATTTTGACTATTTTTGTTCCTGGTTGGCTCACACAACTCGTATCTAACTCAACTCCTTTAGAGACTCTTCCAGGTGGAATTACTGGATTCGGTCAGAATGGGGAAGGGGCCACTAGGCCCTTAAGAGGCTCAGAAGTGCCCACCTAGCTAAGGTCGCGGAACACGCGTGCAGGCGATGAGACTGAGCCTTCGGGTCCCTCCGTGTGAATTGTCCATGGGAGCGAGGTAGGCACACACACTAGTGCGCTGGCTTCGGGCAGCTGGAGGAGGTAGTCTCTAAGAGTTTTTAGCGTTCCCTCCAAGGGAAAGctaggaagaaagagaaatggaacGGAGAGAGCACGTGGGCTACCAGCGACCTCCCTCACCTTAACCCTAACCCACCTGTCCCTGTCAACGCCACGGGCCTTAACAAATCAGGGCAGAAGGTGAGCCGCGACAGCCTGACCCGAAGCGCACTGCAGACCTAGACTGGTGCCTTCCCCTAGGGGCCAGGGCTGTGGCGGGGGGAAAAGGTCGGTGCTCGCCCTAGGGCCGCCTGCGAAGAAGGAAATACCCGACCTGGCCCCACCAAGAAAGCGGAGCTCCTCCACCTCTAGTCCTGCTGGAGACACCAGAAGCCAGGGCCCCTCTCTCTGCTGCGGGAAGTTCTAGGGACAAGCACGGAAAGCGATGCCCTCTCTACCTGGCACCCCTCTGCAGAGCGCGGGGGTGAAGAGTTTGGGTCCGAAAACCAAAGCCAAGACCCCAGGAAGCGAAGAAGGAGACAGGAGGTGTCTGAAGCAAAAAGGGCACTGGGGAATCAGCAGCAGGGCCTAGGCCGCCTCTGAACCGGGCTCCAAGGCCTGCGCCATCTGCCCTCAGCAGGAAGCGCGGGGCCTGGGAGCCAGGGAGCGCTCACACCTGCGGTCCCTGGGACCAGCCCCGCAACCGAGTGTCCAGCTCCGCTTACGTGCCTCGCCTGGAGCTTAGCTCTCAGACTGCGAAGAGGGCGACTGGGACTTGGGCCTGGGAGTTGGCTTCGGGATACCCAAGGAGACGACAGCTGAGTTGTACCACGAAGCTCAGGCCGAGGCCTCCTCCCTTGTCTGGCCTTCGAGTCCATACTGGCAGCCTCTGCTCTCAGGGACTCCGCGGGCCGGGCCACTAGGCCCCCTGCGTCTGGAGCTGCGCTATGATCCGGGTCTGGAGATGCGCACGATTCTCTCTGAACCGGTGGAGAGGTGGCTCTGCCCGGCGCAGAGTAGAGGACAGCGGCGCGCGAACTTCCCGCGCCTCCTGAGGGCCCAATGGCAAGAACAGTCTCCCGCCTCCGGAGTGCGCGGATGGCAGGAAAAGATCTTCAGTCCTCCTACTGCTAGAGAAGCGTGGGATACAAGCCTCTATTGGATCCCCAACCTGGAGTCCTGCTTTCAGACTTTGCCGAAGACTTGCAGGCGGTGGAGAGGCAGTACAAAGTGAAGCCCGCTCCAGCCTCAGCCGCCGCCGCATTCggtgcagcagcagcagaagtgCCAAAGCTACAGAGCAGGGGAAGGCCTGCTCCGCCAGGGTTCTGTGCCAGGTGTCCCGTTGGCCCTCAGCGGACAGGGTAGAGCCGCTAATAAGGGTCGCTGCTCAGCAAACTCGGAGCTCGTCCATAAGTGCCAAAGCCACTGCCTCTTCCTGGAAGCCTCCACTCCGGCCCGGCTGTCCTAGCCCAAAGAACAGGTTCCAGAACGGTGGTGCCCGGCCCCAGCGGCGCCCTTCTCCTTCGCTGTAGCTTCCTGGACTTTTGAGCCCCTACCCACTAAGCCGAAAGTTCGGGAATCGGGGGCCAAACCCCTTGGCCTCTGAGAATTCAGGAAGCTTCGTTTtcagccaggaggtcaaggcgagCAGGCAGTGGGGACTCGAACAATCGCATGTTTAGGTTTAAAacgttaaaaaataaaaatcacccgagtgtttttttttttcatttcacttggcACAATGCTGTATGATTTCGTCCTAAAAACTATTTATAAGCCGTTTTTCATTACTTTTGGCTACCTTTATGACATCTGTAGAGGAGAAACGAAAAGTGGCTTTAGATTCAGTTAAACTGCGATGCCCAGAAGGTAAATTGGAGGTCCCTTAACAGCTGGTTCTCGAAGATTTCCtcgagggaagaaaaaaaaatatggttaGTTTCCCCTAATTATCTCTCCGAAATGATTGCCAAAAAACTCAAAGCAATATCCAGCTTTCTTACCTCCTCCTGCTCGTCCCTCTTTAACCCAGACTGAGCCGAGGATGGCGGAAGGAGGCACATTGTACAATTTCTTATTAAACACACCTGGAATATGCGCGCTCTGGATTTAGTACCAGGGGTTTTACAAAGAGTTTATGACTGTGACAGAAAATTGTCCTTTTAACAAGTTTACAAGCAGTAATCACGGGGGCTTTTACAGGACCGGCCCTCTTGCTCCTCGCCGAATCTGCAGACATTTCCAAGATTCGCCAACTAAGGGAGCAGGAAGTGGGCCGCGGCGCCCTGCGAGACACAACTTCCACGAGCCTAAAATTATCCCAAGCGGAGCTGGGAGAGTGGGGGGTAGTCACCGGAGTAGGAAGAGAGGGCATGTAAGAAATTAAAGTAATTGGCCCTTCCTATTTTCCAGAGAGATTTCCGCAGCGTCCTTTGAAGCCTGTCAGGGTCATTGAAAGCTATCTTTGTGCAGGGTGTTTGTTTTGGGGAGTGAATGTGAAGAATGTGCAGAGATTCCCTGTGAGAGCCCCTCCTGCAGAGGGTGGCATTTCTCCGTGGCCCAAGACAGGGAGAATAAACACCCTAGTGACTTAAATAAACACCGACTTAATGATCCAAAACACTAACAAGGGAGATTGGGACCCTGAGCTCCCAAACCAAATGATGGTCTCTGAGTGGCTGTGTGCACATCTGTCCATCACTGGGGGAAAAACGACTTTATAAGTAAAAGTGTCTACAGTTAAGTACAGTGACCATTTCTCCCTGGAACTCAAAGCTatttgacagtttttaaaaataagaaggcCTTGATTTCCCCCCACACACCTCAGTTTTCCAGACCAGAACAGAAAGAATAGGAAAGAGTAAGAAAGAATAATCTATTAATGGTGACATTTACAGATGGGGGGAAATCAAAATTATGAAACTGTCATGTCAGAAAATAAATAGACTCTCCCTGGGGAACAATATTTTACAAAGCACAAGCAAGCCAATCCTGTTATCCTGAgtagaattttaataaataatgccATTTGTTTCactaattttaaaagctaaatacaGAAGATACATCATTTTGCCCCAGGCAAAAATAATATGGAGCCTACATGATTACTGGGATTTTTCTAGACACTATCCGGCAGCACTGCAAAAGAGCTCCTGTCCTTCTGGTCTGCTTTCTATTTGTACAAATTAATTCACAATGTTTCTATCCTtgttctccttccctttttttgtcttcaagcagataaattatttttactttcacaGTCTTGTCATAAACTTGTTAACACAAAAGAGCTTAGTTAACATATGAATGCTGTGAAGAGATAGTGGTAAACAAAATTGCATatctaaataataaaagttaataaatacCCCAAGGCTAAATTCACTCTTTCTGTCATATAATTAATCTAGTTACTACTCTTGGTTCAGATGATGGCCTTCAAAGTACCCTGCAATTCACAGCCACCattaagtaagaaagaaaaaaaagtatttttttttaaatagggccCAATGATAGCAATACACCACTCACCTTTCAGAAACAGAATCATACTCCTGGTGTTCTACTAAGTTTTAATTTAGACTGCTTTAGGTACAATAGAAAAGAAACCTGAAAACACATGCTGTTTTAGTAACAAATACCAGGTTGCCAGATTCGTTGGCATACCTTTGCAAACTAGAAACTAGAAACAGGAGAAACCCTTAACAGGAGTAGGCTACAGATATGAAAGCTTTGAGGGCATGAGTAATGGCATTCAGGAAAGTGTTTTTTCACATTGGTACATTTTAGagtttgtcattaaaaaaaaaaaacccaagaaaacaaacaacaaccaaaaaatccCACTAAATTTGACAAAAATAGTTGCATTACTAATGGTCACGTCTATTTCTGTCTCACATAGAGAGCATTAAGACATTTAGGCACTTGTTTTTTCCTCCTAATACTGTTCTTTTAATCTACATTAAATCGTTTAacactaaatatgaaaaatgtaaacTTAATTTGTCCTCATCAAAGAAAGTCATAGATTGTGTTTTTCCTATTCACCTTAAGAATGTAATCAGTTCTTCCGAGCCTGCAAGCtcttattttcactatttttatctccctttctctttctctctccatttccttttcctcttcacaACACATTTCTCcatatataaattaaaagtaaataatgaaaAGCCAGTTGATTTGTAATTCCcgttcattgaaaaaaaaaaagaaaggctactGAAACAGGCGTATCAGTTGCCCAGAACTGAGACTGGGTGCCTgggtgcttttgtttgtttgggtttttattattattattattatcattattattattattatttatcccCTGATCTCTGCATTGGGAAGGAAAATGCAAAAGTGGAAAGAGttggagagaagagggagatTAAGCTTGAGATCGCtgttggttttgatttttaaaaagatatttgtgaAAGTCCACCATTCCTTTATGCGCAAAGAACTCCAGAAACAAGCTGCAAAAATGTTCCTGATTTCTATTTACAAGTGTCCCTAGTCGCTGCAGTGGTTGCTGCTCCAGGCATCCCTTCGAGGCCCCAGTCCCTCCCCACTTAGGAACCCAAGTCCACCAGACTGGAGGTGAGGGGGCCGAGCAGAGAGTCTTGGAGCTGATGCTGGTGGGCCTGCAGACCATGACTGGGCTGCGAAGCTGTTAAGCCCGGGAGAGAATAGTTTGAGCTCCTGGTGTGGCCCATATTGCCCTGCAGCAGAAGGACCGAGTTCTGGTCTGGACTTTGGGGAGGTGAGAATTCCTCTTCTGAGCTGGACATGAGCGGCTTGCCCCCTTCCAGAGGAGAGAGTTGGTTCTGCTTGTTGGAGGAGGAGTTATTGTTTTCGGTGTTCTCCCTAAGAAATAGAGGACAACAccatatggttaaaaaaaaaaaaaaaaaaaaaaagtaggttaaaaaaaagtgtgagatggagggaggggagcTGGAAGGAGGAAAGGGCCATTGTGCAATCTGTCACCAACCCAAATGGAGGAGCTCTACCCTTCCACCCATCCCCAAGGGTAATGGGGGAGGTGAGGAGTCAGAGGAGCCTGGAGAAATGGAGAGCTACAGACAGAGCCTCCTGTTAGGAGCCAGGTCCTTTTCTCTTTCAGATTTCAGAAAGCGATAGATTAGCAGGATTTATttgaaacatacaaaatatatgttttaaattttgttcaagCAGTTACATTTAAATACATATCAACTAGCACCATATTTAAATGTAACTAACTTTGAAAATCTTTCAATAGATATTGGTGATAAAGAAATGATAGAGGACAGAGTCCAATGCACAAATGTTTGGGGTGAATCAAGTCCATTGCCTTGTTCCCATATGAGGAGACAAACATCCcgttttcctgccccagcccagaGTTGGTGGTTTTGGAGACACAGGACAGGTCATGGGAAGTGGTGCCCAGAGCGGCCCAGTGACCTGAGTAAACACAGGGAGCGCAGCCAGTCTCTCTGATTTCATCTGGAGTCGGCCCTCGGGCCTGGCTTATAGGACGGCCGTTTTGCAACTAAAGGCTAACTGCAACCCTACAATCCCCGATCCTGTGTTACTTGCTAACCCTTCAGCCCCTCGTGTCCCCCTCTCAAACTTCCTACCAACACCCACCCTAACCCATCCTTTCTGGGCAGGGGAAACTTCGCCGCCCGGCACAGGCTGCCAGCGGGCGCCGCGCTCTGGGGCGTCAGTCCCGGCACTCGGTGCCGGTTAACTTCAGGATTCGCTTCCCTTGCCGCTTCCGCCTTCCGAGTGCTCGCGGGTCCTCCCGACTCCTCGCGCctgtctcctcctttctttccccttatCCTCACAGTCTCTGTCTCCCGGCAAGCCCATTTCAGCAGAATTTATCCTGGCTCTGGTTTTCCACTAAGCAAGAAAGGAAGCAAGATCTTCCGCCCCCAGTCTTGGAAGCGAACAAAGGAAAACCTAAGCGGCCCCTGCGCTCAGATTTCCCCCCAACTCTTTGGCTTCGCAGAGCGCTCTCCCCGCCACAGCCACCTCCCCACCGTTCTTCCGAATCTCTGTCGGAAACTCTACAGAGAACAGAAGGAGCCTGGCCAGGTGGCCGAAGGTGTTGCCCTGAGGTGGGGGAAGGTAGAGACCAATTTTGAAAACATTGCCTTATGAGCTCCAGTGCGAGAGAAGGCTGCGAATGGAGACCCTTTCCTCGTCTGGGCAGGCAGcgcgttcagccagaccgacggGCTGCAGTGCCGGGCCACGCGCGAGCGAGCACGACGAGGATCAACCCTTTCTTAATTTGGGGCGCCGGGGAGTAAATGCAGCGCCAACTCTCCAGAGCTCtctttttggtgtgtttttaaaagaccccGCCCTTTGTCCAGCTACTGAGAAATGAAGCAGGCGACCCCTAATCCAAAAGACTATCGAGAGCGAGCGGTGGAGAACCCGCAAGGAGTGGGGGCAGAGCCAATGTCTCAGACCAGCTTCACCCCTCTGGGGAGCGAAGAGGAGAGAGGTTCGCTAACCTCAGCTCCCACCGAACTCCTTTCCTTGCGACGCCAATCAACACTTCATTGCCCGTTGATTTAGAAACTCACTCTCCACCCACCACTCCAAGCCGCGGCCAGCCAGGGAGGCATGAAAACCAAACCTAGCGCCAATATTTCCCGAAACTCACATCCCAGAGAAACCCACGCGCGGGTGCTCAAAGCAAATGAGGCCCCATTCTTAGCAAGGAACCTCAGAGTTCATGAACTTTCTCTGCAGCGCTGCGGAGGCCTGCGCGCCGCCCCGTGGACGGGCTTCGGCCGGCCAGGAGGACTTGGTGGCTGGTGCCTGCGGGGGCGGGAGGGGGCGAAGGGgaaaggaaggcttcctggggtCGCCCGAGTCGCGGGAAGCACGCCGCGTACCTTTCCTTGGCCTCCGCGGCCCGGTCTCTTTGCCTCCGGTTCTTAAACCAGTTGCTGACCTGCGTGGTGGTGAGGCCGGTAGCTTCGGCCAGCTCCCGCTTCTCGCGCGGCGAGGGGTAGGGATTGTGAGCGTACCACTCCCGCAGGACACCCCTCGACTTCTCCTTGAAGCAGTAGCTGGTCTCCTCGCCGTCCCAGATGGTGCGCGGCAGTGGAAATTTTCGGCGCACCCGATATTTGCCCACGGCGCCCAGGGGTCGGCCGCGCAGCTTCTCGGCCTCCACATAATGCGCCTTCAGCCACAGTTGCTGCAGTTTGGGGTGGTTGTGAGGCGAGAACTGGTGGCTCTCCAGGATCTTGTAGAGCTCACGGAAGTTGCCGCGGTGGAAGGCGACCACCGCCTTGGCCTTGAGCACGCTCTCGTTCTTGTGCAGGTGGTCGCAGGCGGGCAGTGACCACAGGAACCTACCCAGGCGCTCCAGGTTTCCGCCTTGCTGCAGAACCTCGCACACGCATGCCACTTGCTCCTGCGTAAAGCCAAACGACGGCAGCATCGACATGGCTGGGGCCTGCCGGGGCGCAGGGCCCAGGCGCACGCGGCAGGGAGCAGAGCCGAGAGGCAGGGGGCGGCGGCCGCAGGGAGGGGGCGCGGCTGTTCCTAACCTCCTCCTTAGGCTTTGCAAAGGCGAAAACCCGAGTCAGAACTTGGAGGTGGGCAGCCAAGCAAGAGAAGGCGGAGGAGTAGGGTACGCTCTGAACATGGAACCGCCGGCGCACTCAGTAGCCTTTAGGGCCTTGCTGCCTCCGACCTCCCGCCCGGTGGATGCTGCTAGTTGCCGGGGAACTTGGTTTCTGTTCTCCCCGCAGCGGCCTTAAAGCTCGCAGCGTCCCCGGCACGCTGATTGGCTGCGGGCGGCGCCTATCCCGGGCTGGCCAGCCAGCGCGCCGCCCGGCTGGGCAGAGAGGCCGCACCGCCCATCGAGGCCGCACCGCCCAGCGCGGGGAGGGCGAGGCTGAGgagctgggggttgggggtgttGCCGGGGCTGCGCAGGGAGGGAGTggtgggaggagaaggaagaggaaaggtggGAAGCCAGTTGGGGTCTGAGGGAGCTGCGCTGCGGAGGTGTGGGGAGATAGAGAGTGGGTGAGCGCGTCAGGACCCTGCAGCGCGGGACCCGTCACCAGTATCACCTAAGGGGAGTCGCGCAAAACTCCGCACAAATCAATTACTCCAAACCTTaattcctcccctctccctccgtACTCTTGCTTTCATCCCTTACAAACTTGCCCTTTCCCGGTGAGCTcatatttaattactttaatgttggaatgaataaataatggaTTGATGAATAGCTTATGGAACGCGATAAATAATTCAAGAGCAGACCTGGGTCTCCGCATGCAGCCTCTGGAGCAGTGGCTTCTCTTCGGGTTGGCTTCAGCTCGAGAAGCCAACCCtatttccttccccctccccccaccaactCCCACTGTCCTCCCCCAGCTGCCGCACACCACCCTCCAAAGGGCACAAGTACTCCCAGTCGGACAGCGTTTCCCTCATTCACAAAGGACGTCCATGATTTGAGACCAGGCAAAGAGGTGTTTCGGGCATACTTGCTGAGCACCTAGAGACTCCGAGCGTTCATTTGTGATTTGGTATCTTAATGTTCTGCGGTTGAAACCAGCAGGTTCCTGAAGCTTCTAGACTCAATTTCCCCCATCTGTGCTGTTGCGTTTTCCAATGCCACTTCTGCTACTGAGGAATGCCGAGAAGCTTTACTTGCTATTAGCAAAAAATGCTTTGGGAACCTCGTACGAAAGGCGCTGGATGTGgtgtaaattaaataaaattgtgcCCGGCTCCAATAACCGTCCGGTTGTAACATAATCCTTACCCTGCTCTGAGAGGGACACTGCCCTCAAAGCGAGGACGACAGCGGCTCCAAGAAGATTAAAtaaagaggggtgtgtgtgtgtgtgtgtgtgtgtgtgtgtgtgtgttgcaatGCTGGCCTATTTTGCTGCCAAGGAATGAGAGATGTACTGCAATTTAAGTCCCATCATCTGCTGTTTTGTTTATGTGTGGAGAATGCTTAGTAAAACTGCACAAACAAATGAAGTTGTAATTATCTTAAGCCTCATTTGCACACCTGGTTCcaaagcaattattaaaaagatttTGAAGACAATTAGCCTCTCTAAACAAAGATAATCTATTGTCGGTAGCTGAGACCAGCAGGAGATAAGAACAATGCGTGGAGATAAGGGAAGCCAAATGGTGGA
The window above is part of the Macaca fascicularis isolate 582-1 chromosome 7, T2T-MFA8v1.1 genome. Proteins encoded here:
- the SIX1 gene encoding homeobox protein SIX1, which translates into the protein MSMLPSFGFTQEQVACVCEVLQQGGNLERLGRFLWSLPACDHLHKNESVLKAKAVVAFHRGNFRELYKILESHQFSPHNHPKLQQLWLKAHYVEAEKLRGRPLGAVGKYRVRRKFPLPRTIWDGEETSYCFKEKSRGVLREWYAHNPYPSPREKRELAEATGLTTTQVSNWFKNRRQRDRAAEAKERENTENNNSSSNKQNQLSPLEGGKPLMSSSEEEFSPPQSPDQNSVLLLQGNMGHTRSSNYSLPGLTASQPSHGLQAHQHQLQDSLLGPLTSSLVDLGS